A region of Ornithodoros turicata isolate Travis chromosome 5, ASM3712646v1, whole genome shotgun sequence DNA encodes the following proteins:
- the LOC135393910 gene encoding putative fatty acyl-CoA reductase CG5065 isoform X2: MDNGDDNGMKAFYSRRNILITGVTGFVGKVLLEKLLRSCPNVGTIYLIVRSKRGQRAEDRINDILKMQVFQRLRQERPESFQKIVVLDGDLTLPDLGLKPQDRALLISKVNVVIHSAATVKFDEPIKNAVRMNLNGTRKIINLCNEMEDLKVLVHVSTCYCNCDRYDIKEEIYPPNHDPDHIIKMVDWLDNETLEACQPKLLGQMPNTYTFTKGLAETLVQRESRGYPVAIVRPSIVVCSWKEPFPGWVDNFNGPTGLIVAVATGVLKSVYSIPEYETDFVPVDVVVNCILASAWNVAITRPKDVQVYQCASGTRAPRLRWQDLKAIQKSLMNELSFKSAIRYPDIQLRNNMVTHRASMFLQHYIPACVGDALLICIGKKQWLVKTYYKLELLLEALSYFTTHEWKFDTQHMMSMYDELSPEDKKEFNFDVQSLEWKPFFLNYAVGARDILLKEDHTKVKSRNFQRLYYIKQLGNVLFAFAAWKILNIGSTLWRLWEVALDTVGPTTYSG; encoded by the exons GTGCTCTTGGAGAAATTGCTAAGATCCTGTCCAAATGTGGGCACAATCTACCTCATCGTGCGCAGCAAACGCGGACAGCGGGCCGAAGACCGGATCAACGACATCCTCAAAATGCAG GTGTTCCAAAGGCTCCGCCAGGAAAGGCCAGAATCCTTTCAGAAAATCGTGGTGCTGGACGGAGACCTGACACTCCCCGACCTGGGGCTCAAACCCCAGGATCGGGCACTTCTCATATCAAAGGTCAACGTGGTCATCCACTCTGCTGCGACAGTCAAGTTCGACGAACCCATCAA GAATGCAGTTCGAATGAATCTCAACGGCACAAGGAAGATCATTAATCTGTGCAACGAGATGGAGGACCTGAAG GTGTTAGTCCATGTTTCAACGTGCTACTGCAACTGTGACCGATACGACATAAAGGAAGAGATATACCCACCTAACCACGACCCGGACCACATAATAAAAATGGTTGA CTGGCTCGATAATGAAACGCTCGAAGCATGTCAGCCTAAACTGCTGGGACAAATGCCCAACACTTACACATTCACAAAGGGCCTGGCTGAAACGTTGGTGCAGAGGGAGAGTCGAGGATACCCCGTCGCCATCGTCCGGCCTTCCATTGTTGTCTGTTCCTGGAAAGAACCTTTTCCT GGCTGGGTCGACAATTTCAATGGACCTACAGGCCTTATTGTTGCT GTTGCTACCGGTGTTCTGAAGAGTGTATACAGTATTCCAGAGTACGAAACAGATTTTGTTCCTGTTGACGTTGTTGTCAACTGCATCTTGGCTTCGGCGTGGAACGTCGCAATCACGAG GCCGAAAGATGTTCAAGTGTACCAATGCGCAAGCGGAACTAGAGCACCCAGACTCCGCTGGCAAGACCTCAAGGCCATTCAGAAATCTCTGATGAATGAACTATCATTCAAGAGTGCCATACGCTACCCAGACATTCAACTACGTAACAACATGGTCACTCACAGGGCTTCCATGTTTCTCCAACACTACATTCCTGCCTGTGTGGGGGACGCTCTACTCATCTGCATTGGCAAGAAGCAGTG GTTAGTGAAAACATATTACAAGCTGGAGCTCCTGCTGGAAGCCCTGAGTTACTTCACAACTCACGAGTGGAAGTTTGACACTCAACACATGATGTCCATGTACGATGAGTTGTCACCTGAAGACAAAAAG GAATTCAACTTCGATGTGCAATCCCTGGAATGGAAACCATTCTTCCTGAACTATGCAGTGGGGGCTCGGGACATTTTATTGAAGGAGGACCACACCAAGGTCAAGTCCAGGAATTTCCAAAG GTTGTATTATATCAAGCAGCTGGGCAACGTGCTCTTTGCGTTTGCTGCATGGAAAATCCTCAACATAGGCTCAACCTTGTGGCGACTCTGGGAAGTGGCCCTCGACACCGTTGGACCCACCACATACAGCGGATAG
- the LOC135393910 gene encoding putative fatty acyl-CoA reductase CG5065 isoform X1 has translation MSSTLSHDGDLFVNDAKRPRVAEFYAGKNVLITGITGFLGKVLLEKLLRSCPNVGTIYLIVRSKRGQRAEDRINDILKMQVFQRLRQERPESFQKIVVLDGDLTLPDLGLKPQDRALLISKVNVVIHSAATVKFDEPIKNAVRMNLNGTRKIINLCNEMEDLKVLVHVSTCYCNCDRYDIKEEIYPPNHDPDHIIKMVDWLDNETLEACQPKLLGQMPNTYTFTKGLAETLVQRESRGYPVAIVRPSIVVCSWKEPFPGWVDNFNGPTGLIVAVATGVLKSVYSIPEYETDFVPVDVVVNCILASAWNVAITRPKDVQVYQCASGTRAPRLRWQDLKAIQKSLMNELSFKSAIRYPDIQLRNNMVTHRASMFLQHYIPACVGDALLICIGKKQWLVKTYYKLELLLEALSYFTTHEWKFDTQHMMSMYDELSPEDKKEFNFDVQSLEWKPFFLNYAVGARDILLKEDHTKVKSRNFQRLYYIKQLGNVLFAFAAWKILNIGSTLWRLWEVALDTVGPTTYSG, from the exons GTGCTCTTGGAGAAATTGCTAAGATCCTGTCCAAATGTGGGCACAATCTACCTCATCGTGCGCAGCAAACGCGGACAGCGGGCCGAAGACCGGATCAACGACATCCTCAAAATGCAG GTGTTCCAAAGGCTCCGCCAGGAAAGGCCAGAATCCTTTCAGAAAATCGTGGTGCTGGACGGAGACCTGACACTCCCCGACCTGGGGCTCAAACCCCAGGATCGGGCACTTCTCATATCAAAGGTCAACGTGGTCATCCACTCTGCTGCGACAGTCAAGTTCGACGAACCCATCAA GAATGCAGTTCGAATGAATCTCAACGGCACAAGGAAGATCATTAATCTGTGCAACGAGATGGAGGACCTGAAG GTGTTAGTCCATGTTTCAACGTGCTACTGCAACTGTGACCGATACGACATAAAGGAAGAGATATACCCACCTAACCACGACCCGGACCACATAATAAAAATGGTTGA CTGGCTCGATAATGAAACGCTCGAAGCATGTCAGCCTAAACTGCTGGGACAAATGCCCAACACTTACACATTCACAAAGGGCCTGGCTGAAACGTTGGTGCAGAGGGAGAGTCGAGGATACCCCGTCGCCATCGTCCGGCCTTCCATTGTTGTCTGTTCCTGGAAAGAACCTTTTCCT GGCTGGGTCGACAATTTCAATGGACCTACAGGCCTTATTGTTGCT GTTGCTACCGGTGTTCTGAAGAGTGTATACAGTATTCCAGAGTACGAAACAGATTTTGTTCCTGTTGACGTTGTTGTCAACTGCATCTTGGCTTCGGCGTGGAACGTCGCAATCACGAG GCCGAAAGATGTTCAAGTGTACCAATGCGCAAGCGGAACTAGAGCACCCAGACTCCGCTGGCAAGACCTCAAGGCCATTCAGAAATCTCTGATGAATGAACTATCATTCAAGAGTGCCATACGCTACCCAGACATTCAACTACGTAACAACATGGTCACTCACAGGGCTTCCATGTTTCTCCAACACTACATTCCTGCCTGTGTGGGGGACGCTCTACTCATCTGCATTGGCAAGAAGCAGTG GTTAGTGAAAACATATTACAAGCTGGAGCTCCTGCTGGAAGCCCTGAGTTACTTCACAACTCACGAGTGGAAGTTTGACACTCAACACATGATGTCCATGTACGATGAGTTGTCACCTGAAGACAAAAAG GAATTCAACTTCGATGTGCAATCCCTGGAATGGAAACCATTCTTCCTGAACTATGCAGTGGGGGCTCGGGACATTTTATTGAAGGAGGACCACACCAAGGTCAAGTCCAGGAATTTCCAAAG GTTGTATTATATCAAGCAGCTGGGCAACGTGCTCTTTGCGTTTGCTGCATGGAAAATCCTCAACATAGGCTCAACCTTGTGGCGACTCTGGGAAGTGGCCCTCGACACCGTTGGACCCACCACATACAGCGGATAG
- the LOC135393910 gene encoding putative fatty acyl-CoA reductase CG5065 isoform X3 has translation MLRVLVFQRLRQERPESFQKIVVLDGDLTLPDLGLKPQDRALLISKVNVVIHSAATVKFDEPIKNAVRMNLNGTRKIINLCNEMEDLKVLVHVSTCYCNCDRYDIKEEIYPPNHDPDHIIKMVDWLDNETLEACQPKLLGQMPNTYTFTKGLAETLVQRESRGYPVAIVRPSIVVCSWKEPFPGWVDNFNGPTGLIVAVATGVLKSVYSIPEYETDFVPVDVVVNCILASAWNVAITRPKDVQVYQCASGTRAPRLRWQDLKAIQKSLMNELSFKSAIRYPDIQLRNNMVTHRASMFLQHYIPACVGDALLICIGKKQWLVKTYYKLELLLEALSYFTTHEWKFDTQHMMSMYDELSPEDKKEFNFDVQSLEWKPFFLNYAVGARDILLKEDHTKVKSRNFQRLYYIKQLGNVLFAFAAWKILNIGSTLWRLWEVALDTVGPTTYSG, from the exons ATGTTGAGGGTCTTG GTGTTCCAAAGGCTCCGCCAGGAAAGGCCAGAATCCTTTCAGAAAATCGTGGTGCTGGACGGAGACCTGACACTCCCCGACCTGGGGCTCAAACCCCAGGATCGGGCACTTCTCATATCAAAGGTCAACGTGGTCATCCACTCTGCTGCGACAGTCAAGTTCGACGAACCCATCAA GAATGCAGTTCGAATGAATCTCAACGGCACAAGGAAGATCATTAATCTGTGCAACGAGATGGAGGACCTGAAG GTGTTAGTCCATGTTTCAACGTGCTACTGCAACTGTGACCGATACGACATAAAGGAAGAGATATACCCACCTAACCACGACCCGGACCACATAATAAAAATGGTTGA CTGGCTCGATAATGAAACGCTCGAAGCATGTCAGCCTAAACTGCTGGGACAAATGCCCAACACTTACACATTCACAAAGGGCCTGGCTGAAACGTTGGTGCAGAGGGAGAGTCGAGGATACCCCGTCGCCATCGTCCGGCCTTCCATTGTTGTCTGTTCCTGGAAAGAACCTTTTCCT GGCTGGGTCGACAATTTCAATGGACCTACAGGCCTTATTGTTGCT GTTGCTACCGGTGTTCTGAAGAGTGTATACAGTATTCCAGAGTACGAAACAGATTTTGTTCCTGTTGACGTTGTTGTCAACTGCATCTTGGCTTCGGCGTGGAACGTCGCAATCACGAG GCCGAAAGATGTTCAAGTGTACCAATGCGCAAGCGGAACTAGAGCACCCAGACTCCGCTGGCAAGACCTCAAGGCCATTCAGAAATCTCTGATGAATGAACTATCATTCAAGAGTGCCATACGCTACCCAGACATTCAACTACGTAACAACATGGTCACTCACAGGGCTTCCATGTTTCTCCAACACTACATTCCTGCCTGTGTGGGGGACGCTCTACTCATCTGCATTGGCAAGAAGCAGTG GTTAGTGAAAACATATTACAAGCTGGAGCTCCTGCTGGAAGCCCTGAGTTACTTCACAACTCACGAGTGGAAGTTTGACACTCAACACATGATGTCCATGTACGATGAGTTGTCACCTGAAGACAAAAAG GAATTCAACTTCGATGTGCAATCCCTGGAATGGAAACCATTCTTCCTGAACTATGCAGTGGGGGCTCGGGACATTTTATTGAAGGAGGACCACACCAAGGTCAAGTCCAGGAATTTCCAAAG GTTGTATTATATCAAGCAGCTGGGCAACGTGCTCTTTGCGTTTGCTGCATGGAAAATCCTCAACATAGGCTCAACCTTGTGGCGACTCTGGGAAGTGGCCCTCGACACCGTTGGACCCACCACATACAGCGGATAG
- the LOC135393914 gene encoding protein cereblon-like, whose translation MADDIIQLIPRPQQVDDDEENNTTSPMDVSYDISLPAQHTYLGDDMEDLTGRTVFEEDSIHTVPVLTSHDVILVPGQILPLQIFRPLEISMMRRIIEEDRTFGIIADGITARANQNRKPVLGTTAEVRSYKEETDDLSGVSTLVVKAEGRQRFNLLSSRRRTDGILTAEIKILPDDPTPDVGEVARLQCLNRFQRPSEINMSRNLGRYGFAPLTRWPAWVYLQYDAEVLVNRIKSELSEWTENFSTLRFPEDPGKFSYWVAGSLLLDDEVRLEMLSYDSPIQRLRCELAILRECVVLTCKECRSKVADRGDVFSMSQQGPQGTYVNPHGYVHEMITVRRAKGVYWNGRPSSEYSWFPGYAWTILHCRSCHCHVGWKFTAVEKNLLPLKFWGLCRSAIKPSRLPVSRGQQTSGRD comes from the coding sequence ATGGCAGACGACATAATACAGCTGATACCGCGGCCGCAACAAGTTGACGACGACGAAGAGAACAATACGACGTCTCCAATGGATGTCTCGTACGACATTTCGCTGCCCGCCCAGCACACATACCTCGGAGATGACATGGAAGATTTGACAGGGAGAACTGTCTTCGAGGAAGACAGCATCCACACCGTTCCTGTTCTAACCTCGCATGATGTCATTCTCGTCCCCGGCCAAATCCTTCCGCTTCAAATTTTTCGTCCTCTGGAAATATCTATGATGCGTCGTATCATCGAAGAAGATAGAACGTTTGGCATTATTGCCGATGGAATCACAGCACGAGCGAATCAGAACAGAAAACCCGTACTGGGTACTACGGCAGAAGTCAGATCCTACAAAGAAGAAACGGACGATTTATCGGGTGTGTCAACTTTAGTTGTCAAAGCCGAAGGAAGGCAGCGGTTTAACCTACTCTCGTCACGCCGTAGGACAGACGGAATTTTGACCGCGGAAATCAAAATACTTCCTGACGACCCCACGCCAGATGTCGGTGAAGTCGCCAGGCTCCAGTGTCTAAACCGCTTCCAGAGACCGTCCGAAATTAACATGAGTCGTAATCTCGGGCGGTACGGCTTTGCCCCGCTGACACGGTGGCCAGCGTGGGTGTACCTACAGTACGACGCCGAAGTTCTCGTGAACAGAATAAAGAGTGAACTTAGCGAATGGACAGAGAACTTCTCAACTCTACGATTTCCTGAGGACCCAGGAAAGTTTTCGTACTGGGTGGCTGGAAGTTTACTACTGGACGATGAAGTCAGACTAGAAATGCTTTCGTACGACAGCCCGATACAGAGGTTGCGTTGTGAGTTGGCTATCTTGCGCGAATGCGTAGTTCTCACCTGTAAAGAATGCCGTTCTAAGGTTGCAGACAGGGGGGATGTATTCAGCATGTCGCAGCAAGGCCCTCAGGGGACATACGTGAACCCTCACGGTTACGTTCACGAGATGATTACAGTACGCCGGGCCAAAGGGGTCTATTGGAATGGGAGGCCGAGTTCCGAGTACAGTTGGTTTCCCGGCTATGCCTGGACCATTCTACATTGCCGGAGCTGCCATTGTCACGTGGGTTGGAAGTTTACAGCAGTAGAAAAGAACTTGCTGCCTTTAAAGTTCTGGGGCTTGTGTAGGTCAGCGATCAAGCCCAGTCGGCTGCCCGTGTCGAGGGGCCAGCAAACGTCGGGCAGAGATTAG